A genome region from Bacillota bacterium includes the following:
- a CDS encoding hydrogenase maturation protease: protein MGNTILGDDGAGIYAVRRLAELLLARGATPAPPAAGTEPAAVTPEVTVMALPSGRQVHLAEACAGGLALVEIMLGYPHVVLIDAWPGVPPGRFTVLSLADLDRAPAPASGHQIGLPAAMRAAARMGLPLPGQVEVWAIGVQDVSLGETCMPPVQAAVEEVACRLADALTGRPGPAALGA, encoded by the coding sequence GTGGGGAACACCATCCTGGGCGACGACGGTGCCGGCATATATGCGGTGCGCCGCCTGGCGGAGCTGTTGCTCGCCCGCGGCGCCACGCCCGCCCCCCCTGCGGCCGGCACCGAGCCAGCGGCCGTGACCCCGGAGGTAACGGTTATGGCCCTGCCCAGTGGGCGCCAGGTCCACCTGGCCGAGGCCTGCGCGGGTGGTCTCGCTTTAGTCGAAATCATGCTCGGCTACCCGCACGTGGTGCTCATCGACGCCTGGCCGGGCGTCCCCCCGGGCCGGTTCACCGTGCTCTCGCTCGCCGATCTCGACCGGGCACCCGCCCCCGCTTCGGGACATCAGATCGGTCTGCCCGCGGCCATGCGCGCGGCCGCCCGCATGGGCCTGCCCCTTCCCGGCCAGGTGGAAGTGTGGGCCATAGGTGTCCAGGACGTGAGCCTGGGAGAGACGTGCATGCCTCCCGTACAGGCCGCCGTCGAAGAAGTGGCGTGCCGCCTCGCCGACGCCCTCACCGGCCGGCCCGGCCCCGCGGCCCTTGGAGCGTGA
- a CDS encoding nucleotidyltransferase domain-containing protein, with product MPSYVVEESLRSVRVFWLQQARLLEDIRMVAEKVGQDNPAVKEIVLFGSLAERRGVPGSDADILVVLWEDDRPFLERVGEWLARFVLDFPVEVFPYTVAELGNPMAREALAKGIRLFTSAQM from the coding sequence ATGCCATCTTATGTGGTCGAAGAATCGTTGCGCTCTGTGCGGGTATTCTGGCTCCAGCAGGCCCGGCTGCTTGAAGACATCCGTATGGTAGCGGAGAAGGTCGGGCAGGACAACCCCGCCGTGAAAGAGATCGTCCTGTTCGGTTCCCTGGCAGAAAGGAGGGGGGTGCCGGGCAGTGACGCCGATATCCTGGTGGTGCTGTGGGAGGACGACAGGCCCTTCCTGGAAAGGGTGGGCGAGTGGCTGGCCAGGTTCGTCCTCGATTTTCCCGTAGAAGTCTTCCCGTACACAGTCGCCGAGTTGGGCAACCCCATGGCCCGCGAAGCATTGGCGAAGGGCATCCGCCTGTTCACTTCCGCCCAAATGTGA
- a CDS encoding HEPN domain-containing protein, which translates to MPERSRDWINQASRDLASAEAMLASGFFEWACFASQQAAEKAIKAVFQKMGGTAWGHSVFELLRLLSQKTAIPEELFDCARVLDRSYIPARYPTGFDSGSPYEYFTRGDAEHAILCGRRIVALCAGILAPAGPAA; encoded by the coding sequence TTGCCGGAGCGAAGCAGGGACTGGATAAACCAGGCCTCCAGGGACCTGGCATCGGCGGAAGCGATGCTCGCGAGCGGGTTCTTCGAGTGGGCCTGCTTTGCTTCCCAACAGGCGGCGGAGAAGGCCATCAAGGCCGTCTTTCAGAAGATGGGTGGCACTGCCTGGGGGCACTCCGTCTTCGAGCTTCTCAGGTTGCTGTCCCAGAAGACTGCGATACCGGAAGAGCTGTTCGACTGCGCGCGTGTACTCGACCGGTCTTACATTCCGGCCCGGTATCCCACCGGTTTTGACTCGGGGAGCCCCTACGAATACTTCACCAGGGGGGACGCCGAGCATGCCATCTTATGTGGTCGAAGAATCGTTGCGCTCTGTGCGGGTATTCTGGCTCCAGCAGGCCCGGCTGCTTGA